A DNA window from Chryseobacterium sp. MEBOG06 contains the following coding sequences:
- a CDS encoding phage tail sheath family protein, with amino-acid sequence MSYKTPGVYVEEIATFPPSVAQVETAIPAFVGYTDKGPRNEPTRISSMLEYKTIFGEALPEAFKININGNSLETEVALSPFKMYYAMQMYFANGGGPCYIVSVGVKTVGFPTKVELAELEKGLATLEKEDEPTLIVFPDAEGLDANIYSFYESALDHAELMKDRFVIMDVVGDDSTTGADFRAVINFREGVDAGPSGERLKYGAAYYPKLETILSYNFDEKEVEISSPQSDFTLRNEDATYLSDLKKSDSDLYNRAKKLIESKRVVLAPSSAMAGVYAKVDSTAGVFKAPANVGLNYVVAPTVKISHEDQDKLNVDPAAGKSINAIRTFTGKGTLVWGARTLDGNSNEWKYVSVRRFFSMVEESVKKATERFVFEPNTANTWVRVQTMIENFLDQQWRDGALAGSKPEEAYYVSVGLNKTMSAQDILEGRMNIEIGMAAVRPAEFIVLRFSHKLQEA; translated from the coding sequence ATGAGTTACAAAACACCAGGAGTCTACGTTGAGGAAATTGCAACATTCCCACCATCAGTAGCACAAGTAGAAACGGCTATCCCGGCTTTTGTTGGGTACACAGATAAAGGGCCTAGAAATGAACCAACAAGAATCTCTTCTATGTTGGAATATAAAACAATTTTTGGAGAAGCATTGCCTGAAGCTTTCAAGATTAACATCAATGGTAATTCTCTTGAAACTGAGGTCGCTCTAAGTCCTTTCAAAATGTATTATGCGATGCAAATGTATTTTGCCAATGGCGGCGGACCATGTTATATCGTTTCTGTAGGAGTAAAAACAGTAGGTTTTCCAACTAAAGTAGAATTAGCTGAATTGGAAAAAGGTCTTGCGACTCTGGAAAAAGAAGACGAACCAACCCTTATTGTTTTCCCGGATGCTGAAGGTTTGGATGCGAATATCTATAGTTTTTATGAATCTGCTTTAGATCATGCTGAACTTATGAAAGACAGATTTGTGATCATGGATGTTGTAGGTGATGATTCTACTACAGGTGCTGATTTTAGAGCAGTTATTAATTTTAGAGAAGGTGTAGACGCTGGGCCAAGCGGTGAGCGTTTAAAATATGGTGCAGCTTATTACCCAAAACTAGAAACAATCTTAAGCTATAATTTTGATGAGAAGGAGGTTGAAATCAGCAGCCCTCAATCAGATTTTACTTTAAGAAATGAAGATGCTACCTATTTATCTGATTTAAAAAAGAGCGATTCAGATTTGTATAACAGAGCTAAAAAACTGATTGAATCTAAACGAGTAGTATTGGCACCATCATCAGCAATGGCGGGAGTTTACGCTAAGGTAGACAGTACTGCGGGAGTATTTAAAGCACCAGCTAATGTAGGTCTTAACTATGTAGTAGCTCCAACTGTAAAAATCTCTCATGAAGATCAGGATAAACTGAATGTGGATCCAGCTGCTGGAAAATCAATTAACGCAATCAGAACTTTCACAGGAAAAGGGACATTGGTTTGGGGAGCAAGAACGCTGGACGGAAACAGCAATGAATGGAAATATGTATCCGTACGTCGTTTCTTCAGCATGGTAGAAGAATCTGTGAAAAAAGCAACAGAGCGTTTCGTATTTGAACCGAATACAGCGAATACATGGGTTCGTGTACAGACCATGATCGAGAATTTCCTTGATCAGCAGTGGAGAGACGGAGCATTGGCAGGGAGCAAACCGGAAGAAGCTTATTACGTAAGTGTTGGTCTGAACAAAACAATGTCCGCTCAGGATATTTTAGAAGGAAGAATGAACATCGAGATCGGAATGGCAGCCGTACGTCCGGCTGAATTTATTGTGCTTCGTTTTTCACACAAATTACAGGAAGCATAA
- a CDS encoding phage tail protein produces the protein MSTYPLVKFAFEVDWGGTKVGFQEVSGLNVEAGLIEYRHGASPDFSKIKMPGLKVFSNITLKRGTFKKDNEFFNWFQTTQLNTVERRTITISLLDENGEPAVTWKVKNAFPLKLQSTDLKAEGNEVAIETLELAHEGLTIENN, from the coding sequence ATGAGTACATATCCATTAGTAAAGTTTGCCTTTGAAGTAGATTGGGGCGGAACAAAAGTAGGTTTCCAGGAAGTAAGCGGTCTAAACGTTGAAGCCGGTTTAATTGAATACAGACACGGAGCAAGTCCTGACTTTAGTAAAATCAAAATGCCCGGACTGAAAGTTTTCAGTAACATCACTTTAAAGAGAGGAACTTTCAAAAAGGACAATGAGTTTTTTAACTGGTTTCAGACTACTCAGCTTAATACCGTAGAGCGCAGAACCATTACAATTTCCCTTTTAGATGAGAACGGAGAGCCTGCAGTGACCTGGAAAGTAAAAAATGCATTCCCGCTTAAATTACAATCTACAGATCTTAAAGCTGAAGGTAATGAGGTGGCTATTGAAACCTTAGAACTTGCACACGAAGGATTAACTATTGAAAATAACTAA
- a CDS encoding phage tail sheath family protein, producing MNYKTPGAYVEEQSTFPPSVAQVETAIPAFIGYTELGPQNKPTRISSMLEYEQLFGHAKPEPLAVAFRDGVATAVQTKVNDFKMYYAMQMYFANGGGACYIVSVGPEGYPASVNTVELQAGLDLLKKEDEPTLIVFPDLQDLVPAASDIAAAAKASEASESNETFATIAKTASKAVADAANSAGPTIQHIIDATVAKANTYKITNPNDANEVAAAQAAQVVVEAGKAAAAVPNAQVADVKIDIQIAASKFDSVWSSAKSVAESTADFKTSLVSRAGDQDTITKAYNLYNKALDQAELLKDRFVIMDVLGDDATFRNEVSASGLKYGAAYHPKLKTVLSYDFKDDKVPVTGVYGSRNLADLKANHSELYNQAKQAIESKQVILAPSSAMAGVYAKVDSTAGVFKSPANVGLNYVVAPTVKITTKEQDLLNVDTTYGKSINVIRTFTGKGTLVWGARTLDGNSNEWKYVSVRRFFSMVEESVKKATERFVFEPNTANTWVRVQTMIENFLDQQWRDGALAGSKPEEAYYVSVGLNKTMSAQDILEGRMNIEIGMAAVRPAEFIVLRFSHKLQEA from the coding sequence ATGAATTACAAAACCCCTGGAGCTTACGTGGAGGAACAGTCTACATTTCCACCTTCCGTAGCACAAGTTGAAACAGCTATTCCAGCTTTTATCGGATATACCGAATTAGGACCCCAAAATAAACCAACAAGAATCTCTTCTATGCTGGAGTATGAGCAACTTTTTGGACATGCTAAGCCGGAACCTTTAGCTGTAGCTTTTAGAGATGGCGTTGCAACAGCAGTGCAGACTAAAGTAAACGATTTTAAAATGTACTATGCGATGCAAATGTATTTTGCCAATGGAGGTGGTGCATGTTATATTGTTTCTGTAGGACCTGAAGGGTATCCTGCATCCGTAAATACTGTAGAATTACAGGCAGGTCTTGACTTATTAAAAAAAGAGGACGAACCAACTCTTATCGTTTTCCCTGATCTTCAGGATTTAGTTCCTGCTGCTTCAGATATTGCTGCTGCTGCCAAAGCTTCTGAAGCCTCAGAAAGTAATGAAACTTTTGCCACTATTGCAAAAACTGCCTCAAAAGCTGTTGCAGATGCTGCAAATTCTGCCGGTCCAACTATACAGCATATTATAGATGCTACTGTTGCAAAAGCCAATACTTACAAAATTACCAATCCTAATGATGCTAATGAAGTTGCTGCAGCTCAGGCAGCTCAGGTAGTTGTAGAAGCAGGTAAAGCTGCTGCTGCAGTTCCAAATGCTCAGGTGGCTGACGTTAAGATTGATATACAAATTGCTGCATCTAAGTTTGATTCAGTATGGAGTAGTGCTAAAAGTGTTGCAGAGAGTACTGCTGATTTTAAAACGTCACTGGTTTCCAGAGCCGGTGATCAGGATACAATCACTAAAGCCTACAATTTATATAATAAAGCTTTAGATCAGGCAGAATTATTAAAAGACAGGTTTGTCATTATGGATGTCCTGGGAGATGATGCTACCTTTAGAAATGAAGTGTCTGCTTCAGGTCTAAAATATGGAGCAGCCTATCATCCTAAATTGAAAACAGTTCTAAGTTATGATTTCAAAGATGATAAAGTACCGGTTACTGGTGTATATGGTAGCAGAAATTTAGCTGATTTAAAAGCAAATCATTCAGAGTTGTATAATCAGGCTAAGCAAGCTATTGAATCTAAACAGGTGATTCTTGCTCCATCCTCAGCAATGGCGGGAGTTTACGCCAAGGTAGACAGTACTGCCGGAGTATTTAAATCACCAGCTAACGTTGGTCTTAACTATGTTGTGGCTCCAACCGTAAAAATTACTACTAAGGAGCAGGATCTTCTTAACGTAGATACTACGTATGGAAAATCAATTAACGTTATCAGAACTTTCACAGGAAAAGGGACATTGGTTTGGGGAGCAAGAACGCTGGACGGAAACAGCAATGAATGGAAATATGTATCCGTACGTCGTTTCTTCAGCATGGTAGAAGAATCTGTGAAAAAAGCAACAGAGCGTTTCGTATTTGAACCGAATACAGCGAATACATGGGTTCGTGTACAGACCATGATCGAGAATTTCCTTGATCAGCAGTGGAGAGACGGAGCATTGGCAGGGAGCAAACCGGAAGAAGCTTATTACGTAAGTGTTGGTCTGAACAAAACAATGTCCGCTCAGGATATTTTAGAAGGAAGAATGAACATCGAGATCGGAATGGCAGCCGTACGTCCGGCTGAATTTATCGTGCTTCGTTTTTCACACAAATTACAGGAAGCATAA
- a CDS encoding phage tail sheath family protein, with translation MLNLTTPGVSIEEITKLPYSVALAETAIPVFIGYTELIPDQYKNAFKIGSLLEYERSFGGPKKEGIQLKEVKDKGVALIPPPVQFLMYYSLQMYFANGGGPCYIISAGKYPSTGEVQLSALETGVQMIDYIKEPSLIILPDAISLANEEDFYTISNQVIEKAKVKTENRFAILDTYYGNSVKGSNDLTTIDIFRNKVNSTSHAAAYFPHLKTILNYSFDENKTPIVHKGLQEPKQESSVFYKGEIAALSELQNLANMEISGGSPDPFILADFLGQAIAIAEEINESADAVSHGKSSLILAINESKAVLEAIYDGTIDDFTVPDDLDESAPAFSGEFEALKSAIVDVKDEEGEANGITLKNLESSNSALYNQVKKEIQSLKVVLPPSSAMAGVYNRVDSIRGVWKAPANVGFNYVVAPTEKISDQEQAKLHIDDTGKSINAIRTFTGKGTLVWGARTLDGMDKKDGKDNEWKYVNVRRYYNMLKQAISKTLHEFIDEPNIRPTWLQAKATLENFLNQQWMEGALAGITPKEAYFVEVGADEDETKTKTMSVTVKVALARPAEFIILRFSHQLQES, from the coding sequence ATGTTAAATCTAACAACACCGGGAGTTTCTATTGAAGAAATTACAAAACTTCCTTATTCTGTTGCATTAGCAGAAACAGCCATACCTGTGTTTATAGGGTATACTGAGCTAATACCTGATCAATATAAAAATGCTTTTAAAATCGGTTCTCTTTTGGAATATGAACGCTCTTTCGGGGGACCAAAAAAAGAGGGCATTCAGCTAAAAGAGGTAAAAGATAAAGGGGTGGCTCTAATACCACCTCCGGTACAATTTCTAATGTACTATTCACTTCAAATGTATTTTGCGAATGGCGGGGGGCCTTGCTATATTATTTCTGCAGGAAAATACCCTTCAACAGGAGAAGTACAGCTGTCTGCACTGGAGACAGGGGTACAGATGATTGACTATATAAAAGAACCAAGTCTTATTATTCTCCCTGATGCGATCTCGCTAGCTAATGAAGAAGATTTTTATACAATCTCCAATCAGGTAATTGAGAAAGCAAAAGTAAAGACAGAAAATAGATTTGCTATACTGGATACCTATTACGGAAACTCTGTAAAGGGATCCAATGATCTTACTACTATTGATATCTTTAGAAATAAAGTGAATTCAACCAGTCATGCTGCAGCCTATTTCCCACATTTAAAAACTATTTTGAACTATTCTTTTGATGAGAATAAAACACCAATTGTACATAAAGGTTTACAGGAGCCTAAGCAGGAAAGCTCTGTTTTTTATAAAGGGGAGATAGCGGCTTTAAGTGAACTGCAAAACTTAGCAAACATGGAAATTTCAGGTGGATCTCCTGATCCTTTTATACTTGCTGATTTCTTAGGACAGGCTATTGCCATTGCAGAAGAAATTAATGAATCCGCTGATGCGGTATCTCATGGAAAATCAAGTTTAATTCTGGCAATTAATGAATCAAAAGCTGTGTTAGAAGCTATATATGATGGAACAATTGATGATTTTACTGTTCCTGATGATTTGGATGAAAGCGCGCCTGCTTTCAGTGGGGAATTTGAAGCGCTAAAGTCTGCAATTGTTGATGTGAAAGACGAAGAAGGAGAGGCAAATGGTATTACCCTTAAAAATTTAGAGTCCTCAAATTCTGCATTATACAATCAGGTGAAGAAAGAAATACAGTCGTTGAAAGTTGTTTTACCCCCATCATCTGCAATGGCTGGTGTATACAACAGGGTAGACAGTATAAGAGGGGTGTGGAAAGCTCCCGCCAACGTAGGTTTTAATTATGTAGTTGCTCCCACAGAAAAAATTTCAGATCAGGAACAGGCAAAACTACATATAGATGATACAGGAAAATCAATCAATGCAATTAGAACTTTTACAGGAAAAGGGACATTAGTATGGGGAGCCAGAACGCTGGACGGAATGGACAAAAAAGATGGGAAAGACAATGAATGGAAGTATGTGAATGTACGTCGCTATTATAATATGCTAAAGCAAGCGATAAGTAAAACACTTCATGAATTTATTGACGAACCCAATATACGACCTACCTGGTTACAGGCAAAAGCTACTCTTGAAAATTTTCTTAACCAGCAATGGATGGAAGGTGCATTGGCAGGGATTACACCAAAAGAAGCTTATTTTGTTGAAGTAGGTGCAGATGAAGATGAAACTAAAACCAAAACGATGAGTGTAACGGTAAAAGTAGCATTAGCACGACCGGCGGAATTTATTATATTACGTTTTTCACACCAATTACAAGAATCTTAG
- a CDS encoding DUF4255 domain-containing protein produces MINNVLTVLQNKLNEPNGLYNPIFPNEVEIAVVGDIAKHDDEDSRLSDKVIITLLSVEEESTLKNRSRYQQVVVESQPTRYDKESAPAYLNLYVMIAANRSMYNKGLLNISKVIEIFQANNVLEYIGSNQEDNFKFRIELHSIPFDQLSYIWGLLGGKIMPSVLYKISVIKIVAKETKPVELINDVNIQSIKVN; encoded by the coding sequence ATGATTAATAATGTATTAACAGTTTTACAAAATAAGCTAAATGAGCCAAATGGTTTATATAACCCAATTTTTCCTAATGAAGTAGAAATCGCTGTTGTAGGTGATATCGCAAAACATGATGACGAAGACTCTCGGCTTAGCGACAAGGTAATAATTACTCTTTTAAGTGTTGAGGAAGAATCAACATTGAAAAATAGATCAAGATACCAGCAGGTAGTGGTAGAATCTCAACCGACCCGATATGACAAGGAGAGTGCTCCGGCTTATTTAAACCTTTATGTAATGATCGCAGCCAACAGAAGTATGTATAACAAAGGGTTGCTGAATATCTCGAAAGTTATTGAAATATTTCAAGCAAATAATGTATTAGAATATATTGGATCCAATCAAGAAGATAATTTTAAGTTCAGAATTGAATTGCATTCTATCCCCTTTGATCAGCTAAGTTATATCTGGGGATTATTAGGTGGGAAGATCATGCCGTCTGTCTTATATAAAATCAGTGTAATAAAAATTGTAGCTAAAGAGACAAAACCTGTTGAACTGATTAATGACGTTAATATACAAAGTATTAAAGTTAATTAA
- a CDS encoding contractile injection system tape measure protein has protein sequence MMQDHIIQKVFVEITVNNKEKAFSLKEDINSFLSMDVFPEIEKYINTLEHQLVGHTLQIPRLELDLDVKSSSLNAELKENIARLFKEELSEVINPVIGSDQTTEIDSKAYLIDNQEKMVQTFVYFLEKGYMPWWNSDKKETSFMEPAAFDHLILADNFSQSMIPLLSKPHVQDRIINQFSNAQIAQLCLTVIKNKALKINLQVEVISLISKLNNTERLIIWRLVLDVLSKHLGSSTNNLREYLLQQITKVATVAAKGQSPAKVQSPTKNSSQKWKAVAKIFPFIQEDEIIESFENNTTDTPEGTKDSAEKIQKENISEHANPHLNDGQYVQNAGLILIHPFIKTFFEHCDLIHPETQQLTDPELGAHLLHYIATGKTNAPEHDMIFEKFLCNIPMNQSINRHIKLSRKHKTQAKNVIESVLHNWNPMRKSSSGLLQNEFFQRSGKLVVTDFDYTLTIERKAQDILLDKLSWGIGLFKLPWQEKFIFVNW, from the coding sequence ATGATGCAAGATCATATAATTCAGAAAGTCTTTGTGGAAATCACAGTTAACAACAAAGAAAAAGCATTTAGCCTAAAAGAGGATATTAACAGTTTTTTGTCTATGGATGTTTTTCCGGAAATAGAGAAGTACATCAATACTTTGGAGCATCAATTAGTCGGCCATACCCTCCAAATTCCTCGGTTAGAATTGGATCTGGATGTAAAAAGCAGTTCGCTAAATGCTGAATTAAAAGAAAATATTGCTCGACTTTTTAAAGAAGAACTTTCAGAAGTCATTAACCCGGTTATAGGTTCAGATCAAACAACAGAAATTGATTCTAAGGCATATCTGATTGACAATCAGGAAAAGATGGTGCAAACTTTTGTCTATTTTTTAGAAAAGGGATATATGCCCTGGTGGAATTCGGACAAAAAAGAGACTTCTTTTATGGAGCCAGCCGCATTTGATCATCTGATTCTGGCTGATAACTTCTCCCAAAGTATGATTCCCCTTTTGTCTAAACCACATGTTCAGGATCGAATTATCAATCAATTTTCAAATGCGCAGATTGCCCAATTATGTCTGACAGTTATAAAAAATAAGGCGTTAAAAATCAACCTGCAGGTCGAAGTCATCAGTCTCATATCTAAGCTTAATAATACTGAAAGACTTATCATATGGCGTTTAGTTCTGGATGTATTATCAAAACATTTGGGCTCTTCAACTAATAACCTTCGGGAATACCTTCTGCAACAGATTACAAAAGTAGCAACAGTAGCAGCAAAGGGTCAATCACCAGCAAAGGTTCAGTCACCAACAAAAAACAGCTCTCAGAAATGGAAAGCAGTCGCTAAAATATTCCCCTTTATTCAAGAAGATGAGATTATTGAAAGCTTCGAAAACAATACTACTGATACTCCGGAAGGTACAAAAGATTCAGCAGAAAAGATTCAGAAGGAAAATATTTCAGAGCATGCTAACCCACACCTGAATGATGGGCAATATGTTCAAAATGCCGGCCTTATTCTGATACACCCATTCATTAAAACCTTTTTTGAACATTGTGATCTTATTCATCCGGAAACCCAACAGCTCACTGACCCTGAATTAGGTGCACATTTGTTACATTATATTGCTACCGGAAAAACAAATGCTCCTGAACACGACATGATTTTCGAGAAATTCTTATGTAACATTCCGATGAATCAATCGATTAACAGACATATTAAACTTTCGCGTAAGCATAAAACACAGGCTAAAAATGTTATAGAAAGTGTTCTGCACAACTGGAATCCAATGAGAAAATCATCATCGGGATTATTACAAAACGAATTTTTCCAACGGTCGGGAAAATTAGTAGTTACCGATTTTGATTACACCCTTACCATAGAACGAAAGGCGCAGGATATTTTACTTGATAAACTTTCCTGGGGTATTGGTCTTTTTAAACTGCCATGGCAGGAAAAATTCATATTTGTGAACTGGTAA
- a CDS encoding ATP-binding protein: MKSLTNHEQKSLAKTKVNEKTEGINHFFQATEVNHNALNEEMKWLQLLIEMRCTELFLEDEDTAYEVPEPPTINDESPYSVTINTHQLTAIDRVILALGVASAHYPSVLKTFVQIEESSNAFAIEAGGEYSKSNRSFKPTFQTSLFLLAGKDLSLWSQYSAQLINGSVLLKNDIIYNRSATEFIHAKIELDTAYLNYFLSGQKPHLDHGSYFPGKLYKSDLTMDDIILENNVREQIKPIGHYIKALESGFFKNGEHSFKPGFMALFYGAPGTGKTMLAGILANTYGIDMYHVDLSQVVSKYIGETEKNLEVLFNRLQGKNCMLFFDEADALFGKRSDVKDAHDRYANQEVSYLLQRIEKFDGLTILASNFENNMDDAFKRRIDVSVNVIRPTEATREALWKHYLPKNTTFESDELLKHLAKEYSYTGANIRNIMKNVTMAIYDRNETIITHSLISTYLMIENEKAFGKNQSRLSAFVQKSE, encoded by the coding sequence ATGAAATCTCTAACTAATCATGAACAAAAATCATTGGCAAAGACAAAAGTTAATGAAAAAACGGAAGGAATTAATCACTTTTTTCAAGCCACTGAAGTAAATCATAATGCTTTAAACGAAGAAATGAAATGGTTGCAATTGCTTATTGAAATGCGTTGCACAGAATTGTTTTTAGAGGATGAGGATACTGCTTATGAAGTGCCTGAACCCCCAACGATAAATGATGAATCACCCTACTCGGTTACGATAAACACCCACCAGCTGACAGCAATAGACAGAGTAATTTTAGCGCTGGGGGTTGCCTCAGCTCATTATCCGTCAGTGCTAAAAACATTCGTACAGATAGAAGAAAGCAGCAATGCATTTGCTATTGAAGCAGGCGGCGAATACAGTAAGAGTAACCGAAGTTTTAAGCCAACTTTTCAAACTTCACTTTTTTTGCTTGCCGGTAAGGATTTGTCCTTGTGGTCGCAGTATAGTGCCCAACTGATAAACGGCAGTGTATTACTGAAAAATGACATTATTTACAATCGTTCTGCAACGGAGTTTATTCATGCAAAGATTGAATTGGACACTGCTTATCTAAACTATTTTTTGTCAGGTCAAAAGCCACACTTAGATCACGGTTCGTACTTTCCGGGGAAGCTTTACAAGTCTGATCTGACCATGGATGATATTATTTTGGAAAATAATGTAAGAGAACAGATCAAACCCATTGGACATTATATCAAAGCATTGGAAAGCGGCTTTTTTAAAAATGGGGAACACAGTTTTAAACCGGGTTTCATGGCCCTATTCTACGGTGCACCGGGAACAGGAAAAACGATGCTGGCAGGAATACTTGCCAACACTTATGGTATTGATATGTATCATGTAGATCTCTCCCAGGTGGTGAGTAAATACATTGGTGAAACTGAGAAGAATCTTGAAGTACTATTCAACAGACTGCAGGGTAAAAACTGCATGCTGTTTTTCGATGAGGCGGACGCTTTGTTTGGAAAACGTTCTGATGTAAAAGATGCTCATGACCGCTATGCCAACCAGGAAGTATCTTATTTATTGCAGCGAATAGAAAAATTCGACGGATTAACAATCCTTGCCTCCAATTTTGAAAATAATATGGATGATGCTTTCAAACGCCGTATAGATGTATCTGTAAATGTAATACGTCCGACAGAAGCCACCAGGGAAGCACTTTGGAAACATTATCTGCCCAAGAATACAACCTTTGAAAGTGACGAGCTTTTAAAACATTTAGCCAAAGAATATTCTTATACCGGTGCTAATATCCGCAACATTATGAAAAATGTAACGATGGCAATATATGATCGTAATGAAACCATTATTACTCATTCATTAATAAGCACTTATCTGATGATAGAAAACGAAAAGGCTTTTGGAAAAAATCAGTCCCGCCTCAGCGCATTTGTACAAAAATCAGAATAA